A single window of Leptolyngbya ohadii IS1 DNA harbors:
- a CDS encoding UbiD family decarboxylase, which yields MARDLREFLQLLENRGQLRRIKALVDPNLEVAEISNRMLQSGGPALLFENVKGADYPLAINVMGTVERICWAMNMEHPEELEALGKKLALLYQPRPPKKVSQAIELGQALFSVLKAKPGRDFFPPCQRVVLKDNEVDLTKLPLLRVYPGDAERVVTLGLMITKDPENRTVNVGVYRLQIQSKNTMTVQWLSIRGATRHLRKAAERGQKLEVAVALGVDPLLIMAAATPIPVDLSEWLFAGIYGGEGVKLAKCKTIDLEVPADAEFVLEGTITPGETAIDGPAGDHMGFYGGVNEKAPLIRFHTVTHRKDPVYMTTFSGRPPKEDAMMALALNRIYTPILRQQVPEIVDFFLPMESLSYKAAVLAIDKAYPGHARRAALAFWSALPQFNYTKFVIVVDKDINIRDPRQVVWSIASKVDPARDVFILPDTPFDSLDFATEKSGLGGRMGIDATTKIPPETDRYWHEPLKSDPDTAAMVDRRWAEYGLADLKLDEVNPNLFGYDIR from the coding sequence ATGGCGAGAGATCTACGCGAATTTTTGCAGTTGCTTGAAAATCGGGGACAGCTCCGACGGATTAAAGCACTGGTCGATCCGAATCTCGAAGTTGCTGAGATTAGTAATCGGATGCTGCAATCGGGTGGACCTGCCCTGCTGTTTGAAAACGTGAAAGGCGCAGACTATCCCCTGGCGATCAACGTGATGGGAACCGTAGAGCGGATCTGCTGGGCGATGAACATGGAGCATCCCGAAGAACTGGAAGCCCTGGGTAAAAAGCTGGCGTTGCTCTATCAGCCCCGTCCCCCCAAGAAAGTCTCACAGGCGATCGAGCTAGGACAGGCACTTTTTAGCGTCCTTAAGGCAAAACCGGGACGGGATTTCTTTCCGCCCTGTCAGCGGGTTGTCCTGAAGGACAATGAAGTTGATCTGACTAAGCTGCCTTTGCTGCGCGTGTATCCCGGTGATGCGGAGCGGGTGGTTACGCTGGGCTTGATGATTACCAAAGACCCGGAAAATCGCACGGTGAACGTGGGCGTCTATCGTCTGCAAATTCAATCCAAAAATACGATGACTGTCCAGTGGCTCTCGATTCGGGGGGCAACCCGTCACCTGCGAAAGGCGGCAGAGCGGGGGCAAAAGCTGGAGGTGGCAGTGGCTTTAGGTGTCGATCCGCTGCTGATTATGGCGGCAGCCACTCCGATTCCCGTGGATCTCTCCGAATGGCTGTTTGCGGGTATCTATGGTGGCGAAGGGGTAAAGCTGGCGAAATGTAAGACGATCGACCTGGAAGTTCCCGCCGATGCAGAGTTTGTCCTGGAAGGGACGATTACCCCCGGCGAAACGGCGATTGATGGACCCGCTGGCGACCACATGGGCTTCTATGGTGGCGTAAATGAGAAAGCTCCCCTGATTCGCTTCCACACCGTCACCCATCGCAAAGATCCCGTTTACATGACCACCTTTAGCGGTCGTCCGCCCAAAGAAGACGCGATGATGGCGCTGGCGTTAAACCGCATCTATACGCCGATTCTGCGGCAGCAGGTTCCTGAAATTGTGGACTTCTTTCTGCCAATGGAAAGCCTCAGCTACAAGGCGGCAGTTCTGGCGATCGACAAGGCATATCCCGGTCATGCGCGACGGGCGGCGCTGGCTTTCTGGAGTGCCCTGCCCCAGTTCAACTACACCAAGTTTGTAATTGTGGTTGATAAGGACATCAACATCCGCGATCCGCGTCAGGTGGTCTGGTCGATCGCCTCTAAAGTTGATCCGGCAAGGGATGTATTTATCCTGCCCGATACGCCGTTTGACTCGCTGGACTTCGCCACAGAAAAATCTGGACTGGGCGGACGCATGGGCATCGATGCCACCACGAAGATTCCACCGGAAACCGATCGCTACTGGCACGAACCCCTGAAGTCCGATCCGGATACAGCGGCAATGGTCGATCGGCGCTGGGCGGAGTATGGCTTGGCTGATTTGAAGCTGGACGAGGTGAATCCCAATTTGTTTGGCTACGACATTCGGTAG